A segment of the Trifolium pratense cultivar HEN17-A07 linkage group LG7, ARS_RC_1.1, whole genome shotgun sequence genome:
CCACCATATATCATCATTATTATGCAATAAACCTTGCAAATTTGAGATATATGCTCCCTGATTTTCTGCTTTACAATTTCTTCCATTATGTCCTCAtgtcaaacaaaaaatcttaaacataaacaaaacaagatCAGAAAACGAGGTTGTTCCTCCATAACTTCCTCATCTACCTTTTCAAGAAGATACAGATTCAAGAAAGCCATTTTGATTGGGAAGAAAAGTGGAAACACTACACCACCACCCATTTGGAAAATAAGTACTACAAGATCACCTATGGaaactcatcatcatcatcatcaccatcattctACAAAAACCACACCTTTACATTCTTCTGGTTCTGGATTACATTCCAAAGAGAAGAAGGAACTTTCTGTATCTGCTAGAAAACTTGCTGCTACACTATGGGAATTCAATGATTTAACTCCTTCAAGTCTCAAGAAGGAACCAATGAAAAGCAATAAGGACAATGTTGAGAGGTTATGTAGATCAGTTTTATTGGCACCACAGAAGTTAGATCCATTGTTTAGTCCTTTCTCAGAGGTAAATTATTACTAATTCATATCAAAGtgtcacttttttttcttcatttgtcAATAAACTTAATTAGTTCagtaatgaaaatgaaatctatgtttttttttactaatactGTAGTATGGTTAAGGTAAAGTAAAGCATTGAAGTTGATGGTTGCAAAAGAAATGTGTCAGATTTATCTCATCAACTTCATCTTGTTGATCATTACTTGAGAGGCCTTTATGCTCATTGCAATGTTAATTtaataaagatatttttttttttgtaaattatatAGTTAGCTAGAATTGTAATACCAAGGTCTAGGGTTCGATCCCTGGCTTGGACATGCAATAGCGTTAAAACTCTTAATTTAGGTCCCACAAGGCTCAAATATTAGTCTTTGCAGTTATTTGCAGAGTATACCTATTTTatgccaaaaaataaaaaataattgcgATACACATATTTTATTGTGGATAGATCAAATTGCACTATGCCGCCTAATGTTTTGCCGTATACATATTTTACAAAAGTGacagttggattgaaaatttatattatatatacatttctaaatttttttgtctaaatctaaaatgatttgatatgttattgaggtGAGTCATGATTAACGTCTTAAACACTTTTATTATACAATGTTAAAATATGTATTGAGTAAAAAGTTATTTAGGTTTTGTTAATGTTGGAAAGGATGAAACTGAACTATGTTGAAATGCAGAAGGGAAAAAATGAACTAAAAGACAAGAAGAATTGTGGTAAATGCGAGGTTGGAGTCAAGAACCGTCTTAAGGATGCTAAAAGTGCCATATCTACATCGAAGAAGCTTCTAAAGTTGTTAAGTCAAATGGTTGTCGAAAATAATGATTCATCGAGAAGTATGCCTCTAATCTTTTCTATGAGTAATGAGCTTGATCGTGCCCGCTCCCAAATTGATCAATTCATCCAAGAACAAAGCTCAAACCAGAATGATATTGAGAATCTCTTGAATCATTTTGTAGAAGAAAAGATTGCTtggaaaagaagagaaaaagagaagatTCGCGAGGCTACAACGAGCATAGCACAAGAGCTCGAGGTAGAGAAGAAGCTAAGAAGACAAACTGAGAGGCTAAACATGAAGATTGCCAAAGAAATGGAGAATGTAAAAGCTTCCTATTCAAAATTGTTGAAAGAGCACGAAAGGGAGAAAAGGGCTAAAGAAATTTTGGAGCAAGTTTGTGATGAACTAGCCAAAGGGATTGGAGAAGATAGAGAACAAATAGAGGAAATGAAAAGGGAGTCGGGGAAAATTCGAGAAGAAGTTGAAAAGGAGAGGGAAATGCTTCAAATAGCCGATGTTTTGCGCGAGGAACGAGTCCATATGAAGCTCTCAGAAGCTAAACATCattttgaagagaaaaatgCAATGCTTGAAAATATTAGAAATGAACTTGAGAACTTTATAAGAAATAAAGTACAAGAGAAAGGCGACGATCTTGA
Coding sequences within it:
- the LOC123897594 gene encoding intracellular protein transport protein USO1-like — translated: MSSCQTKNLKHKQNKIRKRGCSSITSSSTFSRRYRFKKAILIGKKSGNTTPPPIWKISTTRSPMETHHHHHHHHSTKTTPLHSSGSGLHSKEKKELSVSARKLAATLWEFNDLTPSSLKKEPMKSNKDNVERLCRSVLLAPQKLDPLFSPFSEKGKNELKDKKNCGKCEVGVKNRLKDAKSAISTSKKLLKLLSQMVVENNDSSRSMPLIFSMSNELDRARSQIDQFIQEQSSNQNDIENLLNHFVEEKIAWKRREKEKIREATTSIAQELEVEKKLRRQTERLNMKIAKEMENVKASYSKLLKEHEREKRAKEILEQVCDELAKGIGEDREQIEEMKRESGKIREEVEKEREMLQIADVLREERVHMKLSEAKHHFEEKNAMLENIRNELENFIRNKVQEKGDDLDANQGLEKLKNLEFYLNKKFLEFQNVEENDLIIKDSIDNEDESVESDLQSIELSMDNENTSYKWSYACENIPHFEAKRVSIDKDIGRTSFSDWGSICFNKGTKKKDFVDIQESCDQLEIGKSLEFIFGDEIQKGKIENESLRCIDGEAGENALFLEGCDMKKECAKRN